In Kordia antarctica, the following proteins share a genomic window:
- a CDS encoding helicase HerA-like domain-containing protein produces MNSKDNFIDHIDKGYVTKGDYIIMGSAMYEGETVTDAYVKIPLKTLNRHGLIAGATGTGKTKTLQILAENLSDKGIPVLLMDLKGDLSGIAQPSPGHRKIDERHAKIGFPFEAKNFPIEILSLSDQDGVRLRATVSEFGPVLLSRILNLSETQSGIVAVVFKYCDDNKMPLLDLKDFKKVLQYATGEGKQEFQEAYGRISTASTGAILRKIVELEQQGAELFFGETSFDVNDLTRIDKDGRGYINIIRLTDIQDKPKLFSTFMLSLLAEIYETFPEQGDSGRPELVLFIDEAHLIFKEASKALLNQIESIVKLIRSKGIGLYFVTQNPTDVPEAVLGQLGLKIQHALRAFTAKDRKAIKLTAENYPDSEYYDTAEILTSLGIGEALISALDEKGRPTPLAATMLRAPMSRMDVLTPSELKEVIDNSKLVRKYNEDIDRESAYEMLNEKIKKAEALHEKEEEFKTKEKSSRSSSRQSTRQNPIIKVITSASFIRSFFGILKKFIK; encoded by the coding sequence ATGAATAGCAAGGACAATTTTATTGATCATATTGACAAAGGATATGTAACAAAAGGTGATTACATTATTATGGGATCAGCTATGTATGAAGGCGAAACTGTGACCGATGCATATGTAAAAATTCCTTTAAAAACATTAAATAGACATGGTTTAATTGCTGGTGCGACAGGAACTGGAAAAACCAAAACACTACAAATACTAGCTGAAAACTTATCTGACAAAGGAATTCCTGTATTATTGATGGATTTAAAAGGTGATTTAAGTGGAATTGCACAACCAAGTCCTGGACATCGAAAAATTGACGAACGTCATGCAAAAATTGGTTTTCCGTTTGAAGCAAAAAACTTTCCTATTGAAATCCTTTCCTTATCCGATCAAGATGGTGTGCGTTTGCGCGCTACGGTTTCGGAATTTGGCCCTGTATTACTTTCTCGAATTTTAAACTTAAGTGAAACCCAATCTGGAATTGTTGCTGTTGTTTTTAAATATTGTGATGATAACAAAATGCCATTGCTCGATTTAAAAGATTTCAAAAAAGTATTGCAATATGCAACTGGCGAAGGAAAACAAGAATTTCAAGAAGCATACGGACGAATTTCTACCGCTTCTACAGGTGCAATTTTGCGTAAAATTGTAGAATTAGAACAACAAGGTGCCGAATTATTTTTTGGCGAAACTTCTTTTGATGTAAACGATTTGACTCGTATTGACAAAGACGGACGCGGTTATATCAATATTATTCGTTTGACGGATATTCAAGATAAACCAAAATTATTCTCCACGTTTATGTTAAGCTTATTAGCAGAAATTTACGAGACGTTTCCTGAGCAAGGCGATAGCGGACGACCAGAATTGGTATTGTTTATTGACGAAGCGCATTTAATATTTAAAGAAGCTTCCAAAGCATTATTAAACCAAATAGAAAGCATTGTAAAATTAATTCGTTCCAAAGGAATCGGATTGTACTTTGTAACACAAAATCCAACCGATGTTCCAGAAGCAGTTTTGGGACAATTAGGTTTAAAAATACAACATGCATTGCGTGCGTTTACGGCAAAAGATAGAAAAGCAATCAAGTTGACCGCAGAAAATTATCCTGATTCAGAATATTACGATACTGCCGAAATTTTAACATCTTTAGGTATTGGAGAAGCATTAATTTCTGCGTTAGATGAAAAAGGAAGACCAACACCATTAGCCGCAACTATGTTACGCGCGCCAATGAGTAGAATGGACGTATTAACGCCTTCTGAATTGAAAGAAGTAATTGATAACTCGAAATTGGTTCGGAAATACAATGAAGACATTGATCGTGAAAGTGCGTACGAAATGCTAAACGAAAAGATTAAAAAAGCAGAGGCACTTCACGAAAAAGAAGAAGAATTCAAAACAAAAGAAAAATCTTCCAGATCTTCTAGCAGACAAAGTACACGCCAAAATCCAATTATTAAAGTGATCACAAGTGCTTCATTTATAAGAAGCTTCTTTGGAATACTCAAGAAATTTATCAAATAG
- a CDS encoding cupin domain-containing protein produces the protein MSNKKYHVQKKPFVVPTTDGKLIEEHFGNATDGNSDVSVAHMIAPPKWSEPFQTPKFDEFTYIIKGKKQFIIDDEIIILKAGQSIKIEKNTRVQYSNPFDEACEYLAVCLPAFAMDLVNREE, from the coding sequence ATGTCCAATAAAAAATATCACGTTCAAAAAAAACCATTTGTCGTTCCAACAACTGATGGAAAACTCATTGAAGAACATTTTGGAAATGCTACGGATGGAAATTCTGACGTAAGTGTTGCACACATGATTGCGCCGCCAAAATGGAGCGAACCGTTTCAAACTCCTAAATTTGATGAATTTACATATATCATCAAAGGAAAAAAACAATTTATCATTGATGATGAAATCATTATTTTAAAAGCTGGACAATCGATCAAAATTGAAAAAAATACGCGTGTACAATATTCCAATCCGTTTGACGAAGCTTGTGAATATTTAGCCGTTTGTTTGCCAGCATTCGCTATGGATTTGGTAAACAGAGAAGAATAA
- a CDS encoding SH3 domain-containing protein, translating to MFTLKLNTISLLMCFFFCTLSHAQKDTTYIDQNFKVNETYSLFGDNVKLRAEPNTTSEVVTLVRIGDTITILKKTDEFLQDATSKSAWYEVDFQGNKGFIAGKFIANTHKKSGNQQFYFRFESDDEQGKLHIRIVHNTKTKAYTEATLKLLDENIGVSFEEHHDLKNVLRILKVNYFGDSCGAESGKTVLFLDTNYKLIKVADLSSIGDGGVYSLSETFTYKTDENNGQPIILFTKEEEEQVDEEKRWFETKKITRIYEWNGSKLVPEFSKEFKKRIEN from the coding sequence ATGTTCACTTTAAAACTCAATACCATTTCGCTTCTCATGTGCTTCTTCTTTTGCACACTAAGTCATGCGCAAAAAGATACTACATACATTGACCAAAACTTCAAGGTTAATGAAACGTATTCGTTATTTGGCGACAATGTAAAGTTAAGAGCTGAACCAAATACTACTTCGGAAGTTGTTACGTTGGTACGAATTGGCGACACGATTACCATTCTTAAAAAAACGGACGAATTTCTTCAAGATGCAACTTCAAAATCAGCTTGGTATGAAGTAGACTTTCAAGGAAATAAAGGTTTTATTGCTGGAAAATTTATTGCAAATACACATAAAAAAAGTGGAAATCAACAGTTTTATTTTCGCTTCGAATCAGATGATGAACAGGGAAAATTACACATCCGAATTGTTCATAATACAAAGACAAAAGCGTATACAGAAGCTACGTTAAAACTTTTAGACGAAAATATTGGCGTGAGTTTTGAAGAACATCACGATTTAAAAAACGTGCTTAGAATTCTAAAAGTTAACTATTTTGGCGATTCTTGCGGAGCAGAAAGCGGCAAAACAGTATTATTTTTGGACACTAACTATAAATTAATTAAAGTAGCAGATTTATCTTCAATTGGCGACGGCGGTGTGTATTCTTTATCAGAAACATTCACCTATAAAACTGATGAAAATAACGGACAACCAATAATTCTATTTACAAAAGAAGAAGAGGAACAAGTTGACGAAGAAAAACGTTGGTTTGAAACGAAAAAAATAACCAGAATTTACGAATGGAATGGCTCAAAATTAGTTCCTGAATTTTCGAAAGAATTTAAAAAAAGAATAGAAAACTAA
- a CDS encoding ligand-binding sensor domain-containing protein, with translation MKLNCQTYLLLAFLVFGTWFSNAQNNQLRAYTLKDGLPQSQVNAIVQDDLGYLWIGTQGGGIARFDGISFKIWNEKNGLGSNYIQTLQFQKDALFIGTRQGLSVRTKNTFNNYTTPRVYHIETTTNATYLATRKGIYTYTSVDGTKPLDCNAIINNTQINDILFDGTSFWIASQRGLWKTNLLENTGTFIKILDGDFKSLVKYKEKVVAASFTDGVYLFEGGKENFQIISEVKQINTINLIHSEELWINTTNAGIKRINLTDNLAEKSITKQNGLSVDNIREVYKDRQNNIWIGSSGGGLFKSEKNNFRHYTKNNGLTANRIYAVHHLENTLWLSTSKSGLMTIDSTGIHQEKATSDYLNVKVRTLTNDKEGRIWAGTENKGIYIYQKKIRDTIVYDSTLVDEITYEKRQIEDIYTATITTENGLPSNWIRAIKIYGSQIWVATYAEGIFRFQYDHESKKIYNLKTFDSEQGIKDLAIRDLARDETGRVWYSTSKGHLGYIKDNKVTHLEPKDVIGSEVTIGTIRFHNYDMYLGTFGKGIWYSTLSKDLEFKQLQGEKDLYSDNIYQLIFDDNGMLWAGSERGVDQISLDKKNEIIDVTHYGENDGFLGIETCHNATTKDSEGNLWFGTIYGLTKYAPSTSEQQLSKPKLHFENIEVAYKSLDSIDLRDWTNSKKRLQLSADKNNMAFQFRSVDLDNPEAIVYRYKFDEDNWSPWTKENKITFGGLDYGDHTFLAQSRNKDWLESDPIDFKFHIIQPFYKKTWVRNVFWTILGLIAIAIVFLYIKRVKSKNRAIRERLQLENHLLSLEQKALRLQMNPHFIFNVLNGIKGMSRNDITKMDTTINTFAVLLRETLTNSRKDTITLAQEIKTLKNYVEVERLMASKDFAYEIELDSELDPEEVLIPPMLIQPFVENAIRHGIMPLQRPGELKVHFATDNHFLYATITDNGIGIHQSQENKPKTDHQSMALQVTKERIESLAGRNTLKIEEISKKDATLAGTKISFKIPLETEF, from the coding sequence ATGAAGTTAAATTGCCAAACATATCTCCTACTCGCTTTTTTAGTGTTTGGAACTTGGTTTTCAAACGCGCAAAACAATCAGTTACGCGCGTATACGTTAAAAGATGGTTTGCCACAATCACAAGTAAATGCTATTGTTCAAGACGATTTAGGCTATTTATGGATTGGAACGCAAGGCGGCGGAATTGCTCGTTTTGACGGGATTTCCTTTAAAATATGGAATGAAAAAAACGGGTTGGGTTCTAACTACATTCAAACATTGCAGTTTCAAAAAGATGCACTATTTATTGGAACGCGTCAAGGACTTTCGGTTCGAACCAAAAACACATTCAACAATTACACAACGCCGCGCGTATATCATATAGAAACGACAACGAATGCAACATATTTAGCTACTCGAAAAGGAATTTACACCTATACTTCTGTTGATGGAACAAAACCTTTGGATTGCAATGCCATCATTAATAACACGCAGATTAACGATATTTTATTTGATGGAACTTCTTTCTGGATTGCTTCCCAAAGAGGTTTGTGGAAAACAAATCTCTTAGAGAATACTGGAACATTTATAAAAATTTTAGATGGCGATTTTAAATCGTTAGTCAAGTACAAAGAAAAAGTAGTTGCGGCGAGTTTTACAGACGGAGTTTATTTGTTTGAAGGTGGAAAAGAAAATTTTCAAATCATTTCAGAAGTAAAACAAATTAATACGATCAATTTAATTCATTCGGAAGAATTGTGGATTAACACTACAAATGCAGGAATTAAACGGATTAATCTGACTGATAATTTAGCCGAAAAATCAATTACAAAACAAAACGGTTTATCCGTCGACAACATTCGTGAAGTCTATAAAGATCGTCAAAATAATATTTGGATTGGTTCGTCGGGTGGCGGATTGTTTAAATCTGAAAAGAACAATTTTAGACATTACACAAAAAATAATGGCTTAACTGCAAACCGAATTTATGCCGTTCATCATTTGGAAAATACATTGTGGCTTTCTACGTCTAAATCTGGTTTAATGACGATTGATTCTACAGGAATTCATCAAGAAAAAGCAACAAGCGACTATTTGAACGTAAAAGTTAGAACCTTAACCAATGATAAAGAAGGTAGAATTTGGGCAGGAACTGAAAACAAAGGAATTTATATTTATCAAAAAAAGATTCGCGATACAATTGTCTATGATAGCACTTTGGTGGATGAAATTACGTATGAAAAACGGCAAATTGAAGACATATATACCGCAACAATTACCACAGAAAACGGTTTGCCTTCCAATTGGATTCGGGCTATAAAAATTTACGGTTCACAAATTTGGGTTGCTACGTATGCAGAAGGGATTTTTCGTTTTCAATACGATCATGAGAGTAAAAAAATATACAATCTTAAAACATTTGACAGCGAACAAGGTATTAAAGATTTAGCTATTCGCGATCTCGCTCGCGATGAAACTGGTCGTGTTTGGTATTCCACAAGCAAAGGTCATTTAGGCTATATAAAAGATAATAAAGTCACGCATTTAGAACCAAAAGATGTCATTGGAAGTGAAGTAACGATTGGTACAATCCGTTTTCACAATTACGATATGTATCTTGGTACATTTGGCAAAGGAATTTGGTATTCAACCTTATCTAAAGATTTGGAATTTAAACAATTACAAGGAGAAAAAGATTTGTATTCCGACAATATTTATCAACTTATTTTTGACGATAACGGAATGCTTTGGGCAGGAAGCGAACGCGGCGTAGATCAAATTTCTTTAGATAAGAAAAATGAAATCATCGATGTAACTCATTATGGGGAAAATGATGGTTTTTTAGGAATTGAAACCTGTCACAACGCAACTACTAAAGATAGTGAAGGAAATTTATGGTTTGGAACTATTTACGGACTTACAAAATATGCGCCCTCAACCTCAGAACAACAACTTTCGAAACCTAAATTACACTTTGAGAATATAGAAGTTGCATATAAAAGCTTAGATTCGATTGACTTACGCGATTGGACAAATTCTAAAAAACGGTTACAACTTTCGGCAGATAAAAACAACATGGCATTTCAGTTTCGTTCAGTCGATTTGGACAATCCTGAAGCAATTGTGTATCGCTATAAATTTGACGAAGATAACTGGAGTCCGTGGACGAAAGAAAATAAAATCACATTTGGCGGTTTGGATTATGGCGATCATACATTTTTGGCGCAATCACGGAATAAAGATTGGCTCGAAAGTGATCCGATTGATTTTAAATTTCACATCATTCAACCATTCTACAAAAAAACGTGGGTTCGCAATGTGTTTTGGACAATTCTTGGTTTGATTGCTATCGCGATAGTTTTCTTATATATAAAACGCGTAAAGTCTAAAAACCGTGCCATTCGTGAACGTTTGCAACTCGAAAATCATTTGCTTTCGCTGGAACAAAAAGCATTGCGTTTGCAGATGAATCCGCATTTTATTTTCAATGTCTTGAACGGAATTAAAGGCATGAGCCGAAACGATATTACAAAAATGGATACAACCATTAATACGTTTGCTGTGTTGCTTCGGGAAACCTTGACAAATTCTAGAAAAGACACTATTACGCTTGCGCAAGAAATTAAAACCTTGAAAAACTATGTGGAAGTTGAACGTTTGATGGCGAGCAAAGATTTTGCGTATGAAATAGAATTGGATTCTGAGTTAGATCCGGAAGAAGTATTAATTCCGCCAATGTTGATTCAACCGTTTGTGGAAAATGCAATTAGACATGGAATTATGCCGTTGCAACGACCTGGCGAATTGAAAGTTCATTTTGCAACAGACAACCACTTTTTGTACGCAACAATTACAGACAACGGAATCGGGATTCATCAATCACAAGAAAATAAACCAAAGACAGATCATCAATCAATGGCATTGCAAGTTACCAAAGAACGAATAGAATCGTTGGCTGGTCGCAACACGTTGAAAATTGAAGAGATTTCCAAAAAAGATGCTACCTTAGCAGGGACGAAAATTTCGTTTAAGATTCCGCTGGAAACGGAATTCTAA
- a CDS encoding LytR/AlgR family response regulator transcription factor, with product MLTTIIVDDIPSALQMLKGDIERLHPELNIIGTASSVVETAKLLRKQQPDILFLDIMLGDGSGFDVLEIFPDLTSKIIFVTASDEFAIRAFKFAAIDYVLKPYAEEELSLAINKAKSQIHPNKERLDILKDTLAAPNSKPNKISLHTLDKIIIVSLDEIIRCESDSNNTIFYLLDGQKIFVTKTLKYFSDMLSNYQFLRVHQSHLVNLQFIKAFIKTDGGYLLLKDKSTVPVSVRKKVEVMEVLSSIHRK from the coding sequence ATGCTCACTACTATTATTGTTGACGATATTCCTTCCGCTTTACAAATGTTAAAAGGCGATATTGAACGTTTACATCCTGAATTGAATATTATTGGAACTGCTTCAAGTGTCGTAGAAACGGCAAAACTCTTGCGCAAGCAACAACCTGATATTTTGTTTTTAGATATTATGCTCGGCGATGGTTCTGGTTTTGATGTGTTGGAAATTTTTCCAGATTTGACTTCCAAGATCATCTTTGTAACCGCAAGTGACGAATTCGCTATTCGAGCATTCAAATTTGCTGCAATTGATTATGTATTGAAACCGTATGCTGAAGAAGAACTTTCGTTGGCAATTAATAAAGCTAAAAGTCAGATTCATCCGAATAAAGAACGATTGGATATTTTGAAAGATACGTTAGCTGCGCCAAATTCTAAACCAAATAAAATTTCACTTCATACCTTAGATAAAATTATTATTGTGAGTCTGGATGAAATTATTCGTTGCGAATCGGATAGTAATAATACCATTTTCTATTTGCTAGACGGACAGAAGATTTTCGTGACCAAAACGCTGAAATATTTCTCAGATATGTTGAGCAATTACCAGTTTTTACGCGTACATCAAAGTCATTTGGTCAATCTGCAATTTATAAAAGCATTCATAAAAACGGATGGCGGTTATTTGTTATTAAAAGATAAAAGTACCGTTCCTGTTTCGGTTCGCAAAAAAGTGGAAGTGATGGAAGTTTTGAGTAGTATTCATCGGAAATAA
- a CDS encoding GLPGLI family protein encodes MKLFLFKSISIVFLLLFSSKPTVQEFQGQAFYFSKSKMELGNWGARLSEAQKKDVAARLKNRLEKTYVLDFNKTESVFNEEDKLDAISGATDSWGNNFSRGEQYKNVKENKLVQTQEFYGKKFLVKDKLQTIEWKMGKETKQIGQYTCFKATASIPSSDLAWYNFSWGDLQRASSTDKKADGTTVEITEPEINMTEVEAWYTPQIPVSHGPAEYWGLPGLILEVSADNTTMLCSKIVLNSGENVKIEAPNKGKEITKSDYQATIQKKMLEMRNNRGRRRG; translated from the coding sequence ATGAAATTATTTCTCTTCAAATCTATCTCGATTGTTTTCTTATTACTGTTTTCATCCAAGCCAACTGTCCAAGAATTTCAAGGTCAGGCGTTCTACTTTTCAAAATCCAAAATGGAATTAGGAAATTGGGGAGCAAGATTAAGCGAAGCGCAGAAAAAAGATGTTGCAGCACGTTTGAAGAATCGATTGGAAAAAACATATGTATTAGATTTCAATAAAACTGAATCTGTATTCAATGAAGAAGATAAGTTAGATGCCATTTCGGGCGCAACAGATTCTTGGGGAAATAATTTTTCAAGAGGCGAACAATATAAAAATGTCAAAGAAAATAAGTTAGTGCAGACACAAGAATTTTATGGAAAGAAGTTTTTAGTTAAAGATAAATTACAAACCATTGAATGGAAAATGGGCAAAGAAACCAAGCAAATAGGACAATACACGTGTTTTAAAGCAACAGCTTCTATACCTTCAAGCGATTTGGCTTGGTATAATTTTTCTTGGGGAGATTTGCAAAGAGCTTCAAGTACCGATAAAAAAGCAGATGGTACAACTGTTGAAATTACAGAACCTGAAATAAATATGACAGAAGTTGAAGCTTGGTATACGCCGCAAATTCCAGTAAGTCATGGACCAGCCGAATATTGGGGACTTCCAGGATTAATTTTAGAAGTAAGCGCAGATAATACGACAATGTTGTGTTCTAAAATTGTATTGAATTCTGGTGAAAATGTTAAGATTGAAGCACCAAATAAAGGAAAAGAAATTACAAAAAGTGACTATCAAGCAACGATTCAGAAAAAAATGCTTGAAATGAGAAATAACCGAGGAAGAAGAAGAGGATAA
- a CDS encoding carboxypeptidase-like regulatory domain-containing protein: MKKILCIFLFLAANCTFAQIKLEGVVKDSLNKPLELANVIAINKETGTLESYSITDALGKYKLALSKNSTYKMQVSYIGLKNLEQTLSTKEVDIAKDFVMKEGNTLDAVKLTYEMPVTVRGDTLIYNADSFKNGTERKLEDVLEKLPGVEINEDGQIEVEGKVVTKLMVNGKDFFDGDTKLATKNIPSKAVDKIEVLRNYSEVSQLRSVSNNQDNVAINIKLKEGKENFWFGNITAGSGASPDNELYLFQPKLFYYSPKYSINFIGDLNNIGELALSRRDIRNFGGGFRAPSRSSGTNINLGDNSLNFLTSQQNALEIENKLATGNFSYSPNEALDFSGFLIYNSSRILSKQTSFVQYTDPELGIPDEATEQRSRERSDQVLLKLSTSYQPNVNNQLDYDVLGRISNDRQNQSVFSSVIGSTNQLDEVTPFSINQNINYYYTINETNILAFEAQHLFKNEDPFYNATLGNEQNGAFDTTAEALGLDTSVENYNLNQNRQIKSNQLDAKLDYYNILNAKSNINITLGTILSRQEFNSNLFQFLGPGLTLNPTPTFNDGRATNDTEYNFSDIYLGVHYRLKSGKFTFTPGFSVHAYGNNNSQFGETYKDNFFRVLPDFETRIQFKKSEALTLRYNMQNQFTDVTRLAEGVVMNNFNSYQFGEPNLQNALSHNVSLVYTSFNLFNYTNVFARASYSSNIDQIRGLTNFENVIRTSTFFNSNFADENVNVFGRVQRTFGKIRGSLNARFNYSKINQFIQGQQSLNEGYTQTYTPEVRTNYKEAPNVSLSYRYSVTNNTQGSRKTKFVTTAPSIDFDAYILKRLTFRTDYTYTNQDLGDGESQSFQTWNASLAYRKDKDAKWEYEIKATNILDISSQVRNSANNLSVFTSETFIQPRFVTFRFVYSL; the protein is encoded by the coding sequence ATGAAAAAAATACTTTGTATTTTCCTATTCCTTGCAGCGAACTGCACTTTTGCTCAAATTAAACTTGAAGGAGTTGTTAAAGATAGCCTGAATAAACCTTTGGAATTGGCAAACGTAATCGCCATAAATAAAGAAACTGGCACGTTAGAATCGTATAGTATTACCGATGCGCTCGGAAAGTACAAGTTAGCGTTGAGCAAAAATAGCACCTACAAAATGCAGGTAAGTTATATTGGTTTAAAGAATTTAGAGCAAACGCTGTCCACAAAAGAAGTTGATATTGCAAAAGATTTTGTAATGAAAGAAGGCAATACGTTAGATGCCGTAAAGCTTACCTACGAAATGCCCGTTACTGTTAGAGGAGATACGCTAATTTACAATGCGGATTCTTTTAAAAATGGTACAGAACGAAAGCTAGAAGATGTCCTTGAAAAATTGCCAGGTGTAGAAATTAATGAAGATGGACAGATTGAAGTTGAAGGAAAAGTTGTCACGAAATTAATGGTAAACGGCAAAGATTTCTTTGATGGAGATACCAAATTAGCAACCAAGAACATTCCGTCGAAAGCCGTAGACAAAATAGAAGTATTGCGTAATTATTCTGAAGTTAGTCAACTGAGAAGTGTTTCAAACAATCAAGATAATGTTGCCATCAACATCAAACTAAAAGAAGGAAAAGAGAATTTCTGGTTTGGAAATATCACTGCCGGATCAGGCGCCTCACCAGACAATGAATTGTATCTGTTTCAACCCAAATTATTTTATTACAGTCCAAAATACAGCATTAATTTTATTGGAGATTTGAATAATATAGGAGAATTAGCCTTGTCACGAAGAGATATTAGAAACTTTGGTGGTGGTTTTAGAGCTCCAAGTAGAAGTAGCGGAACCAATATTAATCTTGGAGATAATAGTTTGAATTTTTTAACAAGTCAGCAAAATGCTTTAGAAATTGAAAACAAATTGGCTACAGGAAACTTTAGTTATTCTCCAAATGAGGCATTGGATTTTAGTGGATTCCTTATTTACAATAGCAGTCGTATTCTTTCTAAACAAACAAGTTTTGTACAATATACAGATCCTGAATTGGGAATTCCTGATGAGGCAACGGAACAAAGAAGTAGAGAACGTTCTGATCAAGTACTTTTGAAACTTAGTACTTCTTACCAACCGAATGTTAATAATCAGCTCGATTATGATGTATTGGGACGCATTTCAAACGACAGACAAAATCAAAGTGTTTTTTCTTCAGTAATTGGAAGCACAAATCAACTCGATGAAGTAACGCCGTTTAGCATCAATCAAAATATAAATTATTATTATACAATTAATGAAACAAATATTTTAGCATTTGAAGCACAGCATTTGTTTAAAAACGAAGATCCTTTTTACAATGCCACTTTGGGCAATGAACAAAATGGTGCTTTTGATACTACTGCGGAAGCGTTAGGTTTGGATACTTCTGTAGAGAATTATAATTTGAATCAGAACCGACAAATTAAATCCAATCAATTGGATGCAAAGTTGGATTACTACAATATTTTAAATGCAAAGAGTAATATCAATATTACACTTGGAACTATTTTGAGTCGCCAAGAATTTAATTCCAATCTTTTTCAGTTTTTAGGTCCTGGATTAACATTGAATCCAACACCAACATTTAATGATGGACGCGCAACCAACGATACTGAATACAATTTTAGTGATATATATTTAGGAGTTCATTACCGATTGAAAAGTGGAAAGTTCACCTTTACACCTGGTTTTTCAGTACATGCCTACGGAAACAATAACAGTCAGTTTGGAGAAACGTATAAAGATAATTTCTTTAGAGTTTTACCAGATTTTGAAACACGCATTCAATTTAAAAAGAGTGAAGCCTTAACGTTGCGATATAATATGCAAAATCAGTTTACAGATGTAACACGATTGGCAGAAGGTGTGGTGATGAATAATTTTAATAGCTATCAATTTGGGGAACCTAATTTACAGAACGCGTTGTCGCACAATGTAAGTTTGGTGTATACGAGTTTTAATTTGTTTAATTATACCAATGTATTTGCAAGAGCATCTTATTCAAGTAATATTGATCAGATACGTGGTTTGACAAATTTTGAAAATGTGATTCGAACGAGTACGTTTTTCAACTCTAATTTTGCTGATGAAAACGTCAATGTTTTTGGACGCGTACAACGCACGTTTGGAAAGATTCGCGGAAGCTTAAACGCTCGTTTTAATTATAGTAAAATAAATCAGTTTATTCAAGGACAACAATCGTTGAATGAAGGCTATACACAAACGTATACGCCAGAAGTTCGGACGAATTATAAGGAAGCTCCAAATGTGAGTTTGAGTTACAGATATAGTGTAACGAATAATACGCAAGGAAGTCGTAAGACAAAGTTTGTCACGACAGCTCCATCAATTGATTTTGATGCGTATATCTTGAAAAGATTGACGTTCCGTACCGATTACACGTATACCAATCAAGATTTAGGAGATGGTGAATCGCAATCGTTTCAAACGTGGAATGCGTCACTCGCCTACCGAAAAGACAAAGATGCCAAATGGGAATATGAAATTAAAGCGACGAATATTTTAGATATTAGCTCGCAAGTACGAAACAGTGCCAATAATTTATCGGTGTTCACTTCTGAGACGTTTATTCAACCGAGATTTGTTACTTTTAGGTTTGTTTATAGTTTGTAG